ACCAAAATTGAAAGTCGCGAACATTGGATATACGTTGTAATCTATGCCCTGCGAGGTAGCATCGAACCTTTCGTTGGCCGCTTTCTTATTATCTATGATTGTTACTTCCGGATTAAATCCAGTGTACTTAAAGAAGTTAAATGGATTAGTTGCGTTTGCATAAATACGTAATCCAGCCAGCTTCATTCTGGAAGTTACTTTTTCGGAGAACGTATAACCGATCTGTAAGTTTCTTACTTTCACGAAGTTACCAGATTCAACGTACCATGAATTTGACAATTTATTAGCGTTAGTAGCCAAATCTGCAGAAGGATAATCATAAGAAGTACCTTCCCCATGCCAACGTTTTTCATAAAAAATCTGGTCATAGTTTTCGTTACCTAATTGTCTGAACCTTCTTGCATTGTAGACCTTATTACCTCCCTGTCCATATAAGTCTATAGTAAGGTCGAAGCCTTTATATGCTCCATACAAGCTAAATCCGAAATTGTAGGTAGGAATGGCACTACCAAGGAAAGTACGATCAGCGTCTGTAATCTTGCCATCACCATTTACATCTGCAAACTTGAAGTCGCCGGGTTGTGCATCCGGCTGTATAGTAGTACCGGTAGCAGTTTTATAACCATTGATCTCGCTTTGATTCTGGAAGATGCCAATCACCTGACGTCCATAAAATTCACCAATCGGATGACCTACCGTTGTATAAGTAGTAGTAATGAAGTTTACAGCTCCGCTATAGATGCCAATGGTTCCAGGCCTTAAAGATTCCACCCGGTTTTTATTATAAGAGAAGTTTCCGTTGATGCTATAATTGAACTCGCCTGCTTTATCTTTCCAGCCAAGGTTCAATTCAACACCCTGGTTTCTTATACCTGCATTGTTATCGAGGTACCTGGTATTTGAAGCACCTACCGGGCTAAGTACCGTTACATTAAAGATTGAGTTATTGGTTTTCTTATTATAATAATCGATTTCGAAAGTCAACCTGCTTTTAAGTGCTGCACCTTCTATTGCGATATCAATTTCATCTGCGGTTTCCCAAAGCAGGTTTGTGGGGCCCACCTGGTCCACACCTGCACCAACTTGTCCTGGTTGTGAATATGCGCCGCCTGTTGACACAGCGGTTACAACAGTTGCCGGGATTTTGCTATTACCCATTCGCCCCCAGCTTCCGCGCACTTTAAGAAAGTTAAAGATGTTTTGATCAGCCATAAATTCTTCCTGAGACACAACCCAACCTAAGCCCACTGAAGGGAAATAGTCTACGCGGTTATTCAGAGGAAATATACTGGCAGCATCACGTCTTAATGTTGCTGTTAACAGGTACCTGTTTTTAAATGAATAGTTGAGCCTGCCAAAAACGGAAGCGGCTCTGTAAAGGGTAACACTTTCATCGCTGGTTTGCGTTGTTGGGTCTCCCAGGTTCAGGTACCAGCTCTTTGAGCCAAGGTCGGGCACTCCAAGTCTTGAAGCTGTTAGAGAATGTCCTCTTTCCTGCTGGATGTTTGTTCCCAATAATACGGTAAAGCGATGATCGTTTGCAATAGCGAAATCATATGTCAAAGTATTATCCCAATAATAGCTAAATGGGTCTTCCACTTTTTTGGTTAATTTTTGTGTCGTATCTCTTTGTACGGAGGATATGACATACCTGGGTACATATATTCTATTTTGACTATAGGTACCATCGATGCCGTAAGCAGATTTAAATGTTAGTCCTTTCGCCAGGTATAGTTCAGCATATACACCGCCTACCATTCTTATGCCTCTTGTTTGATCCCGGTTATATTCCAATTTAGCTACCGGGTTTGCAAAAGCACCGAATTGAGTCATATCACTATAGGTACCATCGCTGTTTTTCACCGGCAAAGCAGATGGCGCCGTATAAGCAGACATGAACATATTATCAGGTAAGTTATTAGATGTAAAGCCTGAGATGTTTGCGTTAATGCCCACCTTAAGAAAGTTGGTAACCTTACTGTCTACATTGGTTCTTACGTTAATCCTTTGATAATCGTTTGTTTTTGCAAGGCCTTCCTGTTTAAAATACCCCGAACCTAGTGCGTACTGTGTTTTTTCCGTACCTCCGGAGAAGTTCACTTCATGACTTTGGA
This Filimonas effusa DNA region includes the following protein-coding sequences:
- a CDS encoding TonB-dependent receptor, with protein sequence MKSFLTESERPLVFKALLIMKMTTALILFFTMYASAEGFSQKKISLNLKRTEIATVLSTIEQQTDYRFLYNNNIRGITQKVNLNVADADIKTVLDELFSSSRLSYHFMENNLIVIREGELSLQAAAPMAVIRGKVMSDSGTPLADVSVMIKGSGKGTATNSEGEFSINANKGDVLLISYIGYETKEVTVGDQSSLSIVLTQTNQQLADVVVVGYGRQRKSDVTGSVTTVTAKDISYQASANPAQALQGKVAGLQVTTLGTPGSQPTIRVRGVGSASSNVDPLYVVDGVLTNDITFLGNNDIESISVLKDASASAIYGIRAGNGVIIITTKRGKNGQPRVSYAGYGGIQKPVKMVKLATGSEYIQLLNEKDAIDAARSGGTPPVPRNPANYPSSTNWYDEILRSNALIQSHEVNFSGGTEKTQYALGSGYFKQEGLAKTNDYQRINVRTNVDSKVTNFLKVGINANISGFTSNNLPDNMFMSAYTAPSALPVKNSDGTYSDMTQFGAFANPVAKLEYNRDQTRGIRMVGGVYAELYLAKGLTFKSAYGIDGTYSQNRIYVPRYVISSVQRDTTQKLTKKVEDPFSYYWDNTLTYDFAIANDHRFTVLLGTNIQQERGHSLTASRLGVPDLGSKSWYLNLGDPTTQTSDESVTLYRAASVFGRLNYSFKNRYLLTATLRRDAASIFPLNNRVDYFPSVGLGWVVSQEEFMADQNIFNFLKVRGSWGRMGNSKIPATVVTAVSTGGAYSQPGQVGAGVDQVGPTNLLWETADEIDIAIEGAALKSRLTFEIDYYNKKTNNSIFNVTVLSPVGASNTRYLDNNAGIRNQGVELNLGWKDKAGEFNYSINGNFSYNKNRVESLRPGTIGIYSGAVNFITTTYTTVGHPIGEFYGRQVIGIFQNQSEINGYKTATGTTIQPDAQPGDFKFADVNGDGKITDADRTFLGSAIPTYNFGFSLYGAYKGFDLTIDLYGQGGNKVYNARRFRQLGNENYDQIFYEKRWHGEGTSYDYPSADLATNANKLSNSWYVESGNFVKVRNLQIGYTFSEKVTSRMKLAGLRIYANATNPFNFFKYTGFNPEVTIIDNKKAANERFDATSQGIDYNVYPMFATFNFGVNVNL